In the Leifsonia sp. 466MF genome, one interval contains:
- the moaCB gene encoding bifunctional molybdenum cofactor biosynthesis protein MoaC/MoaB gives MTQLTHLDSDGRARMVDVGGKPETDREAVARGRFVTTPEVIRLVAADDLPKADVLATARIAGIGGAKRTSELIPLCHPLPLNSVRVDFELDPEAGAIDIEVVARTHGRTGVEMEALTAVAVAGLTLHDMVKAVDPAASLTDIRLVAKSGGKRGEWHRDGEEVEAPAESASTEPAVAVPAIVLVASTRAAAGVYEDTTGPVIADWLAERRLPADVRVVADAEVDAALRQAVAERPRVLITTGGTGVSPTDRTPEATAALLDRQLPGVAEALRTRGAAATPLAALSRGVVGVAGSTLVVNLPGSRGAVADGLAVLDDLLPHLLDQLRGGGHA, from the coding sequence ATGACGCAGCTCACCCACCTCGATTCCGACGGCCGCGCCCGCATGGTCGACGTCGGCGGCAAGCCCGAGACGGACCGCGAGGCTGTCGCGCGCGGCCGGTTCGTGACCACCCCCGAGGTGATCCGCCTCGTCGCCGCCGACGACCTGCCCAAAGCGGATGTGCTGGCCACCGCGCGCATCGCGGGCATCGGCGGGGCGAAGCGCACGAGCGAGCTCATCCCGCTGTGCCATCCGCTGCCGCTGAACAGCGTGCGCGTCGACTTCGAGCTCGACCCCGAGGCGGGCGCGATCGACATCGAGGTGGTCGCGCGGACGCACGGTCGCACGGGTGTCGAGATGGAGGCGCTCACAGCTGTCGCGGTGGCCGGCCTCACCCTGCACGACATGGTCAAGGCGGTGGATCCGGCCGCCAGCCTCACCGACATCCGCCTGGTCGCCAAGAGCGGCGGAAAGCGCGGCGAGTGGCACCGCGATGGCGAGGAGGTGGAGGCGCCGGCTGAGTCCGCATCCACGGAGCCGGCCGTCGCCGTGCCCGCGATCGTCCTCGTGGCCTCCACCCGGGCCGCGGCCGGCGTCTACGAGGACACCACCGGTCCGGTGATCGCCGACTGGCTGGCAGAGCGACGGCTCCCGGCCGACGTGCGAGTCGTCGCCGACGCCGAGGTGGATGCGGCCCTGCGCCAGGCGGTCGCCGAGCGTCCCCGCGTGCTCATCACGACGGGCGGAACTGGCGTCTCGCCCACCGACCGGACACCGGAAGCCACTGCGGCTCTGCTCGACCGGCAGCTTCCAGGCGTCGCCGAGGCCCTGCGTACGCGCGGCGCAGCGGCGACCCCGCTCGCCGCCCTCAGCCGCGGGGTGGTCGGTGTGGCGGGGTCGACGCTCGTGGTCAACCTGCCCGGCTCGCGCGGCGCCGTCGCCGACGGACTCGCGGTGCTGGACGACCTGCTCCCGCACCTGCTCGACCAGCTGCGGGGAGGAGGCCACGCATGA
- a CDS encoding molybdenum cofactor biosynthesis protein MoaE translates to MSDILATVTDDPLEPSTVDEFVWRTDAGAVVSFQGIVRDHDGGKGVVSLDYRAHPEAETFLRECCEEVARTTGLRVAAQHRVGSLTIGDLALIAAVAAPHRAEAFAACAELVEIIKARVPIWKRQHFTDGDSEWVGL, encoded by the coding sequence ATGAGCGACATCCTGGCCACCGTCACGGACGACCCGCTGGAGCCGTCTACCGTCGACGAGTTCGTGTGGCGCACCGATGCCGGGGCCGTCGTGTCCTTCCAGGGGATCGTGCGCGACCACGACGGCGGCAAGGGCGTCGTGTCGCTCGACTACCGCGCGCATCCCGAGGCGGAGACGTTCCTCCGGGAGTGCTGCGAGGAGGTCGCACGGACGACCGGGCTGCGGGTGGCCGCGCAGCACCGCGTCGGCTCGCTCACCATCGGCGATCTCGCCCTGATCGCCGCGGTCGCCGCGCCGCACCGTGCCGAGGCCTTCGCCGCCTGCGCCGAGCTGGTCGAGATCATCAAGGCGCGGGTGCCGATCTGGAAGCGGCAGCACTTCACCGACGGCGACTCGGAGTGGGTCGGGTTGTAG
- a CDS encoding TOBE domain-containing protein → MPQIRIKDAALYLGVSDDTVRRWIDGGVLGSARDEAGRTVVDGLELAQLAKQNAVLPGDPSGVAGSARNRFVGLVTDIVMDRVMAQVELQCGPHRVVSLISSEAVRELGLELGSVAVAVIKATNVIVEAPAVAR, encoded by the coding sequence ATGCCGCAGATTCGGATCAAGGACGCCGCCCTCTACCTCGGTGTGAGCGACGACACCGTGCGCCGCTGGATCGACGGCGGTGTGCTCGGGAGCGCTCGCGACGAGGCCGGCCGCACCGTCGTCGACGGACTGGAGCTCGCTCAGCTGGCCAAGCAGAACGCGGTGCTGCCCGGCGACCCGTCCGGCGTCGCGGGCTCGGCGCGCAACCGATTCGTCGGGCTCGTGACCGACATCGTCATGGATCGGGTGATGGCCCAGGTCGAACTGCAGTGCGGCCCGCATCGCGTGGTGTCGCTCATCAGCAGCGAGGCCGTGCGCGAGCTCGGCCTCGAACTCGGATCGGTCGCGGTCGCCGTCATCAAGGCGACCAACGTCATCGTCGAGGCTCCGGCGGTGGCCCGATGA
- the modA gene encoding molybdate ABC transporter substrate-binding protein has translation MKARPRRFARLASAGVSAIAVVALALSGCSSPAASTPSAPRSSDGVTGTITVFAAASLTKTFTELGTRFEAAHPGAKVTFSFAGSSDLVLQLTAGAPADVFASADEANMTKAVDAKVTSGSPVDFATNVLAIAVPPGNPAHVTGFADLASPSVKTVVCAPQVPCGAATAKVEKSAGVTLTPVSQESSVTDVLGKVTSGEADAGIVYATDVKGAGSAVESVPFPEAAKTVNVYPISVVAQAPNAAGARAFVAYVTGAAGRAVLAAAGFGAP, from the coding sequence ATGAAGGCGCGCCCTCGTCGGTTCGCCCGGCTGGCGAGCGCAGGCGTCTCAGCCATCGCAGTCGTCGCTCTGGCTCTGTCCGGATGCAGCAGCCCGGCCGCATCCACGCCGTCGGCTCCGCGCTCCTCGGACGGCGTGACCGGCACGATCACGGTGTTCGCCGCTGCGTCGCTCACGAAGACGTTCACCGAGCTCGGCACGCGGTTCGAAGCCGCGCACCCCGGCGCGAAGGTCACGTTCTCGTTCGCCGGCTCCTCCGATCTGGTCTTGCAGCTGACCGCCGGCGCCCCGGCGGACGTGTTCGCGTCGGCCGATGAGGCGAACATGACGAAGGCGGTGGATGCGAAGGTCACCAGCGGCTCGCCCGTGGACTTCGCGACGAACGTGCTCGCCATCGCGGTGCCGCCCGGCAACCCGGCGCACGTGACGGGCTTCGCCGACCTGGCCTCCCCCTCCGTCAAGACGGTCGTGTGTGCGCCGCAGGTGCCGTGCGGTGCCGCCACCGCGAAAGTGGAGAAGTCGGCCGGCGTCACCCTGACGCCGGTGAGCCAGGAGTCGTCGGTGACCGACGTCCTCGGCAAAGTGACGTCTGGCGAGGCGGACGCGGGGATCGTCTACGCCACCGACGTGAAGGGTGCCGGCTCGGCGGTCGAATCCGTTCCGTTCCCGGAGGCGGCGAAGACCGTCAACGTCTACCCGATCTCCGTCGTGGCCCAGGCGCCGAACGCCGCGGGCGCGAGGGCGTTCGTCGCGTACGTGACCGGGGCCGCGGGGCGCGCTGTGCTCGCCGCCGCCGGGTTCGGGGCACCGTGA
- a CDS encoding ABC transporter permease, which yields MSIRLGVPRWIVVVAAVGGLFIVLPLIAMAARVDWPDFIPLITSPSSVDALLLSLRTSLLATAACLVLGVPMAIVLARVPFTGSRVVRAVVLLPLVLPPVVGGLALLALYGRRGLLGGALEVAFSTPAVVIAQTFVALPFLVLSLEGALRSAGERYEAVAATLGARPSTVLFRVTLPLVLPAIVSGSILSFARALGEFGATLTFAGSLQGVTRTLPLEIYLQRETDPDAAVALSLVLVAVAIAVVAVAHGAGEGLRPRRASADADVRARAA from the coding sequence ATGAGCATCCGGCTGGGGGTTCCGCGCTGGATCGTGGTGGTCGCCGCCGTCGGCGGCCTGTTCATCGTGCTCCCGCTGATCGCGATGGCGGCCCGCGTCGACTGGCCGGACTTCATCCCCCTCATCACCTCGCCGTCGTCGGTGGATGCGCTCCTCCTCAGCCTGCGCACGTCGCTGCTGGCCACCGCCGCCTGCTTGGTGCTCGGCGTGCCGATGGCGATCGTGCTCGCCCGCGTGCCCTTCACAGGGAGCCGGGTCGTGCGGGCGGTCGTGCTGCTGCCGCTCGTGCTGCCGCCGGTCGTGGGCGGCCTCGCGCTGCTCGCCCTCTACGGCCGCCGTGGGCTGCTCGGCGGTGCGCTCGAAGTGGCCTTCTCGACGCCCGCCGTGGTGATCGCGCAGACGTTCGTCGCCCTCCCCTTCCTGGTGCTCAGCCTGGAGGGCGCACTGCGCTCTGCCGGGGAGCGCTACGAGGCGGTGGCGGCGACGCTCGGCGCCCGGCCATCCACCGTGCTGTTCCGCGTGACGCTGCCGCTGGTGCTTCCGGCGATCGTCTCCGGGTCGATCCTGTCGTTCGCCCGGGCGCTCGGCGAATTCGGCGCGACCCTGACGTTCGCGGGCAGTCTGCAGGGCGTCACCCGGACGCTGCCGCTGGAGATCTACCTGCAGCGGGAGACCGATCCCGATGCCGCTGTCGCGCTGTCGCTGGTGCTGGTGGCCGTCGCCATCGCCGTGGTCGCGGTGGCCCACGGCGCGGGCGAGGGTCTCCGTCCGCGCCGGGCGAGCGCCGATGCCGACGTTCGCGCGAGGGCGGCGTGA